From a region of the Podospora pseudopauciseta strain CBS 411.78 chromosome 7 map unlocalized CBS411.78m_7, whole genome shotgun sequence genome:
- a CDS encoding uncharacterized protein (COG:S; EggNog:ENOG503NV5R; BUSCO:EOG09264WF4), with protein MPAIEGKPAQPVANQDDEIIFPPVTREHILHCSYDYWFPKYRTSCIRSEIIPLTPDFVSYIHEDGIVLADDPSSDPNQEQDEDGDWEPTNPSSDFPPPPRDPRDESGSEDDDDDEPTTARLPPNQRFPELHEKIESTIAQLGGSVAPKLNWSSPRDATWISRHPNTIKCTSANDIYILLKSSSFISHDLDHAFDDCAPTTTSQSSPLFQPVLVLRSYFNILPSLEFRCFVKDRNLVAITQRDPNYYPFLRSLRPHIVSRIRELFTKRLKFTFPEADFSFDVYIPEASYDDEVNRLGRARLIDINPWAPRTDTILFGWDELLEINVKRPVIGGPMSTQEQDGSEVESESDGDEEGEEEDRPELRLVEKDDPAAYNFSSPAFSAHKLPKDVVDASQAGEGGGMRELAGTLREFERGRREGVQQGGQGRVEEVTEEPREQAGGSV; from the exons ATGCCCGCCATCGAAGGAAAGCCGGCGCAACCGGTCGCAAACCAGGATGACGAAATCATCTTCCCTCCTGTCACCAGGGAACACATCCTTCACTGTTCTTACGATTACTGGTTCCCAAA ATATCGCACATCCTGTATCCGTTCCGAAatcatccccctcacccccgacTTCGTCTCCTACATCCACGAAGACGGCATAGTCCTCGCCGACGACCCCTCATCCGATCCCAACCAGGAGCAAGACGAAGACGGCGACTGggaaccaaccaacccctcctccgacttcccaccacccccccgcGACCCCCGCGATGAATCCGGCtccgaagacgacgacgatgacgaacccaccaccgcccgcctccccccaaaccaacgCTTCCCCGAACTCCACGAGAAAATCGAGAGCACCATCGCCCAACTCGGCGGCTCCGTTGCCCCCAAGCTCAACTGGTCCTCCCCACGAGATGCCACTTGGATCTCCCGGCACCCCAACACAATAAAGTGCACCTCGGCCAACGACATTTACATCCTCCTCAAGTCCTCCTCTTTCATCTCGCACGACCTCGACCACGCCTTCGACGACTGCGCCCCTACTACCACCTCCCAGTCGTCACCACTATTTCAACCCGTCTTGGTTCTGAGGAGTTACTTCAACATTTTGCCGTCGTTGGAATTCAGGTGTTTTGTCAAGGACAGAAACCTGGTGGCTATCACGCAGCGCGACCCGAACTACTACCCCTTTTTGAGGAGTCTGCGGCCGCATATTGTGTCTCGAATCAGGGAGTTGTTTACAAAAAGGTTGAAGTTTACGTTTCCGGAGGCGGACTTTTCGTTTGATGTTTATATCCCTGAGGCGTCCTACGATGATGAGGTCAATCGCTTAGGGAGGGCCAGGCTGATTGATATTAACCCCTGGGCTCCAAGGACGGATACTATTCTTTTTGGGTGGGATGAGTTGCTTGAGATTAATGTTAAAAGGCCGGTTATTGGGGGGCCGATGTCGACGCAGGAGCAGGATGGGAGTGAGGTGGAGAGTGAaagtgatggtgatgaggaaggtgaggaggaggataggccggagttgaggttggtggagaaggatgATCCGGCCGCGTATAACTTCTCGAGCCCGGCGTTTTCGGCGCATAAGTTGCCGAAGGATGTGGTGGATGCTAGtcaggctggggaggggggggggatgagggagttGGCGGGGACTTTGAGGGAGtttgagagggggaggagggagggggttcaGCAGGGAGGgcaggggagggtggaggaggtgacggAGGAGCCGCGGGAGCAAGCAGGCGGGTCGGTGTAA